ATTCAAGTTCAGTGGCTGTTCTGCAGACACCTGCTTCAGTTAAGAGGTGACCTGGGTGGGAGTTGCACCCATGGTGATTATGTTAAATCCATTACACACTCATGTGGCCGTGGGTTGTGTAAGAAGGTGGGCAAAGCTGGGTTGTGTTCACCTGTGGCCTCCTGTTCCTGCACCTTGCACTTTTTTGGTCCATACAATGTGGGGTGGTGAATGAAGAGCTTTTTGTGCCTTCCTGTGCCCGTCTGGAGACAAACACAGGTTTGAGTGCTCTGAGCTTTGCGGCACAGTCTGGAGATGAGAGAAGGCAGCTGTGGATCAGCCTCTTGATCTACTCACACTATAATTAGCTGCACCTTTTAGAACTGAAATTTAAGCTGTTCAGTTCCCTTTTTAATCACTTCTGCCTTCTATCACAACTTCTCTCtatgatatttttattaaacaatTCAAActagaacaaatgaaaaattattgttACTATACAGGTATTGTATCCAGAGGTATAAATGATAAGTAAAAAAATTAGACCTCTTTTTATCTGAATAACAGCTAGAACAGCTGTTGCTGAAATGTGTATTTCTTGGACACAGAATCAGTTTAGTGCATTGTTAGCTTCCAAAAAAtgctacaaagaaaaataaatctggttGAACAAGGACAGACATGCCAGGAGAGAAGACTGTCTGCAGTTGTATGTGTGACTTTGTACTGGTTCCCTGGAAAGGCACAATGTTCTCAGTAATTCTGTGGGCTCCTGTTACTGGAGCTTTTCTGCACCAAAAGAGAAACTACTAAGAGACCAAACACACAGTTTGaatcattattttcaaaaacatatttttgggATCATGCTGCCTTTCTGTTTTGGTGTGATGATAGAgatcttttgtttaaaatacttctgattTAACACCCATCTTGTTGGGGATTTATTTGGCTTTTCAGTGTCATCTCTTCAACCTACCTGGACCTACTTGGTCTCACTTTTTTGGCCTCCCTGGACCCCTCCAGTGTCAAGACTTTAGCGTCCTTGGAACTCTTTAAAATCCCCTTTTCAGATTCATTGGATTTATCCAGTCTGAGCTCTTCATCCTCTGTGGAATTCTCCAGTCTCACTTCTTCATGCTCTCTGGACCTTTCAAGTCTCACATCTTCATGCTCCTCTGACTTCTCCAGTACCTCCTCTTCAATTTCCTTAGAACTCTCCAGTCTCACCTCTTCAGATTCCTGGGAGCGCTCCAGTTTCTCCTCTTCAGTTTCACTGGACCTATCAAGTCTCACTTCATCAGGCTCTGTGGATCAGTCTGGTGACAGTTCTTCAATCTCTTTAGATCTCTCAAGTGTCACCTCTCTATCCACAGATTTCTCCAGCCCTACTTCTTCACTCTCTCTAGACCTCTCCAGTCTCACTTCTTCATGCTCCACAGAGTTTTCCAGTCACACCTCCTCAGTTTCTCTGGACTTTTCCTGTACAATCCCTCCATCCTCACCAGATGACTCTGAGTACAGCTCTTCCACCTCGTCGGAATCTCTAGACCTCACCGATTTTAACTATTTCATGTTTCAGTGCTCCTCTGGATTATCTTCAACTCCTGAGGATGTCTCCAGTCTCATCTCTACACCTTTTCTGGATGTCTCCAATCTAACCTTTCAGGATGCTTCTTCCCTCACTCCCTCAGTTTCTTTGGACATGTCTAACCTCACATCCTTAGTTCCTCCAGACCCGTCCACGCTCACATTTCTGGATGTTGCTAATTGCACCGCAGCGGCTTCTCTCGATCTCTGCATCTAACCCTCCTAACTTATTCCTTTCTCTCTGAAACCTCTCTCTGTCCTTCTCTCCTTTACCTgctctctccttttttctctctctgaaaatTCTTACCTGAGAAATTCTAGGTAATTTACAAAATATCTGGCATCTAAACTGGGCATGAAAACATGTCATACCAATCTATAACGGTGCCTTGTAACAGCTGCATCGACATCAATATTGATTCTGGAAATTTTGTTGAGCACAGTTTCTGCCACTGATTGATACCCAGTCTGCCTCAGCATGGTTGGTACCTCTCTCAAAGGTTTACCTTTTTCAGTTTGTGCTGAATTTTTATCCATCAAGACCAACAAATAGTAAATAGAGCTAAATTTGTAAATAATTGCATCCAGGTTGTGTATTTCCATTATAGATTTAGAGCTGAGTTAATTTCACAGAATTGCAGGCAGAGGCATTTCACAGGGAGGTACAGAGAGAGATGAAGtggtggaaaaaataaaattctggagGAAAATACAGGTGAGAAATGGGTTTGGGAGAGGAACAAGTGAAGCCATGGGGCAGGAATAGAGGAGCATGtagttggaaaaaaatgtccaaCTCTACTGGCATAATTTTTCTCTGCCAAGCCATCTATGTGGCCTGGGCTGCTCATGAGGATTAAAATAATCTTAGTGCTAATTATTTTACCTATCAAATCATCAGATATCCCCATTAAAGAGGTATTTGCATGTAACATCCCCTTTCTCAATATATGCAAGTACTGCAGTTACTTGACTTACATCAAGTATGCTGCTTAGGTAGCACTGAGGGGCTTCCCAAAATCTTTGGTGCTGAGTTGTATCTTTCTGTTATTGTTTTGACTGGGGCTTTGAAACCAAATACATTTCCTTTCAGTATCAGTGGCACCTTTCTGTGCTAAAAGTGCAGAGACATGTTTGtcataacaaatattttttatttcatttctgcaaATTGGAAAGCTTTGCTCCAATATGCCATGTCTGTCACAAAATTAGAATATGTTTcacacaaaaacaaagaagaaaacaaatgcctGAAGTAAGAATTGTTTCTGCCTCGTTTACAGTAGCTGTTTAAAATTAAGTAGGAACAATTGCAATATGTGGGTTTTAAGAAATTAACCCAAAATTTTATAGAAGAGTTGtttaacagttaaaaaaatacagatcaCTGGAGTCCAGATCTTACTGTTGTATGCTGGAGACAGAATGACATATCTGGTGAACAGTTGTTCTTGTTCTGGTGGCTCTTCCCTGTGGATTGTTAATTGCAATGGTACTGGACTAAATGAGATCTCTAATAAAGTTGGAAATTactctgtgctttaaaaatggTTTGAATTTAGATGAAAGGAAGCAAGTGAACAAGACAAAAGTACAAGGATTTGTTAAAAAGCCAGTATTTAACCTCCTTAAGTATTTTGtcttaattatttaaatgaacATTAGGTTAGGACCAAATTCCTTACGTATCAAACGTGATTTGAATCTTCTAATAGCTTTTTTTGCTTATTAAATGTGggaaaattactatttttttttctttgtgtcaaTAGCTTCTAGTTTACTATGTTGTCTTTTATGGATTTGTTTAGAGCAAATGATTGAATTTCAGGAGTTTGTATCAACATCCAAAGGAAACCCATGGCAAGGCACTGTGTCCGATGGGACAGAGCTGTCACAGCTTGGCCACACACACATCAACTCCAAAATGAAGAcagtctgttaaaaaaaaaaaaaaaaaatcactggctCCACATGcttgtaaaatgttttttcttcttttcagtgtcttatgtggaaaaaaacaagcGAAGGCACGGAGGGGTACAAACAAGATTTAGGTGCAAAACACACCCTTTAAACCACTTGCTCGGATTCTTAGATTACAACAGGATTACTGAGGAAGGAGTTAATGTGTAGTCAACACAAGTGATCCACAACTTGCCGTGAGCCTCACAGAAAACTTGGCCTTTAATTTATGTTCTTTAGGTAATTGACGTCCAGTGTATTTCCGGCAAATTAGCAGCTCTGAACCACTGAACCAACACTCACACTGCTGTGGTTTGAACAGTCAGGCAGGCCCCGGCTGGCCACAGGTGGAGGCGGGACCCTCCCGCACAACAGGGAAGGGCACACTCCTTTCCCGCACAGCTTTGGCCCGGAGCAGCCGCGAGGAGCTCCAGCACGGCCGGAGCCGCCATGGCGCCCCCGcctcccctcacggccccgGGGCCGCCCAGGCCGAGGGGAAGGGGCGGGGCGAGCCCGGGGAGCGTCAGGCGGAAAGGGCGGGAGGCGCGCGCCGGAAAGGAGCCCTCTGATTGGTCGCCGCCGGAGGCGCGCGCCCGTGGACGGCGGCGCGCGTGAGCGGTTCCCGCCCGCTGATTGGCCGGCGTGCGCGTCCCCTGCGGCGCGCGCTGACCTTGCCCCGCGGAGCTGCAGCCATGGTGGCGTATTGGCGACAGGCCGGGCTCAGGTGTTGCTGTCGCGACAGGGCGGGGGCCAGGGGCTGGCGCGGCGGGGCTGTCAGGGAGCGCCTGGCGGGGTGACAGCGGTGCGGGTGGAACGCGGGTTTGGGGCCGGGCCCGGCTCTGACCTCCTTCTGTCCCCCCGGCCGCAGCTACATCCGGTACTCGCAGATCTGCGCCCAGGCCGTGCGGGCCGCCATGAAGCCGCAGTACAAAGCGGAGGCGGAGAGGGCAGCGGTGGCCACGGTGAAAACGGTGAAACCCAAAAAGGACTGAAATGTAAGTGGGTGGGGTGGGCTGGGTGCGTGGCTGGGGCTCTGTAGTGCGAGAGTGGCGTTAGCGATGGTCTGTAAGTGCTGAGTCCATTAATCCGCCATATCTAGAGGTGATGGGCTCGATTTCCAGGCGTGGGAGTGGAGGGGATTGCGGCTGGTGCGGTACGGATGTGTGCAGGTGTCTGTGACCTGATTACGTGTGAGATGGGAAACTGCCCAATTTCATTAGTGAGGTGAGATGTACTGCCTGTCAAGCCCTGCACTGAACCTCTTGGGGTTTggtcagatttttaaaaggcttACGTAGCACAGCTGGGGCTCTGTAGTGATGCTCACAGGTTTCTCTGTTATGTTCACGTTTCATACTTATGCCAGCAGACAGCCTCTGATCTGCTCCTTCCCCTGATTAGCAAATTCATTGTATGGTATGGGTTATCTGTTCTCTGTGAGACAGATACTGCTTATACCTTTATTTGTGCATTCCATACATCACcagcagctgaaatattttctgctctgGATAGAACACCACCTATTTCTGATCTGAGATTAAAGATTATTACCTTTTGTTTGAGGTGTACCTTGTACACATTCTTGAATtgaataatttgtatttttaatctcTTGTAGGAGCTGATCTGTGGTGAATAACAGCAAACTGCAAAGCTGTAGGCAAGCTCAAGACTGCAGTGTAATGTCATCACATGAACTGTAGAACTTGCCTCTGTATGTAAATTGGTATGCtaataaatgtaatttctgaaTGTGTGGAAAGTCTTGTTCCTCTTGAAACAAAGTTTCTGTTCTGCAgagatatttaattttcagttctgttaaaataaaagacTGCTTTTAGCACAGTCTGGGCATGCAGAAGCaacattgtttatttttaagccaAATGTCTTTTTGGGTTTCATGCTGATATTTCAGGTACATAAATGAGTGAGAGATTTGATAGTTGTTTAAAACTTTTCTGCCAACTACATTTTAATGATTGCTTTGCAAAAAAATCCTGGCTAAAATCTGTATTAGCAGAGAACATAGCATACAGTTTTGAAAACAGGAAGCAGGATAATTGTGCcatggatgtgctgctgggaaTCAAATCTCCAAGTCTGATACATTTAGCAGTGAATCAGGAACTGGGAGACCTGGTGTCGTGTAAGAGGTGGGCAAGGAGACATGTGAGTCTGAATTGTTTATCCTCATTAACACTTTGTCACGAGAGGGACACATGTTCCCTGGGAAGTAGGAATGGAGTGGGACACTTCTCTTGGCTGGGAGTCAAAGATGCACTTTAAGCTGTGTgggtttgggggaattttttgcattttcctgctgctgtgtgtcCTCACAGCAGGGATGACATTGTCCCACTGCAAAGGAGAATTGGCTTCGGGTTCCTCTGCCAAGACTGAGCTCTAAACATAAGGTGTTACTTCAAAATCCAACAAACCTTTTCATATAAAAGTATAACTAATGTAATTCAAAGTTAGTTCTTGCAAGAATAAACTGGGGTTTTGCCCATCAAATGTTTCAAGTATAAAACTTTCATAGAATGGTATATaatctttatttaaaagaatattatAAACACATTGTTAAATAGGCAGCTGTGATGGCAAGAAATTTCTTTCACTGAAGGCAAgatatggttttgttttagtGACTGCCATGGAATTTACATTAACAAACTACAAACCATTCTATGTCATTTTTGTTGTAATgaatgttaggaaaaaaatttacagTAGTTAGTacctagggaaaaaaagtacCACACCAAAACTTTTACACAATGTCACAACTTAGTGTGCTAATGTAACTCAACCTGTAGTTAGAAATAGAAACAAACCACACCATGATAATGAATACAAGCTCTGCAATAATATAAGCCAGCAATGTGATAGAACAATTAGAGTACTTATAAAATAAGAATGTGCATATTCAGTCATTTGCCCCCTGTTGCTTCTGCAGATGTACATCAGTCTGTGGAGTGATAAAAGAGTCACTGCCTTGGAGGCCTTAGAGCTGTGCACGTGTTCCTAAAACAGTAACAAGTTCACAATCAGCAGGGACTGTTTTACCTGAGAATAAATAAAGGTGAGGAGCTGGAAGCATATTTTGCTATTGCTTATGGTCCTGATCTATATACACAGGCAGAGGCTGTATAGTACATGCAGTATCTGGTGATTATATTCTAAAAGTGAATCCATTTACAGGAAAGGTTGGTATGAGATAACGTGTCTTCATAGTGGATCAGTTCTGGGAGAGATTCAGTGTCAACTGTTGTTTAAGACAGTAAAGCGGAGCTGcctttaatttcaaaagcacTGTGTTGTAATACCAGATATACTTGGCCAGATGCACAGAAAAAGTTCTGAAGTTGTGTTACTTTGGGTATGCAGATGATGGCTATTGCTTTGTCTTTAATGAATGTGAACAGGCTCATTAGGAGAATGTTTTGATACTTTTTACTCTGCTTCCTTTTCTGGCTTGGGTTCTGCTTCCACTTCTACCTCTTCAAATTCCTCCACGTCTGCAGTGGCGTCCTGATACTGTTGGTACTCGGACACGAGGTCATTGGTGTTACCTTCTGCTTCAGAAAACTCCATCTCATCCATGCCTTCCCCCGTGTACCAGTGGAGAAACGCTTTCCTTCTGAACATGGCCGAGAACTGTTCGGACACCCTGATGAAGAGCTCCTGGATGGCCGTGTTATTGCCAATAAACGTGGCTGCCATCTTCAGCCCTCGCGGCGGGATGTCACACACGGCCACTTTCACATTGTTAGGGATCCACTCCACAAAATAGGAGCTGTTTTTGGTCTGGACAGACAGCAGCTGCTCGTCCACTTCCCTGGTGGACATTCTGCCCCTGAAGATGCAGGCGACGGTGAGGTAGCGCCCGCGGCGGGGGTCGCAGGCTGCCATCATGTTCCGGGCATCGAACATCTGCTGGGTGAGCTCTGGCACCGTCAGGGCCCGGTACTGCTGGCTGCCCCGAGCTGTCAGCGGGGCAAAGCCAGGCATGAAGAAGTGCAGGCGAGGAAAGGGCACCATGTTCACCGCCAGCTTCCGTAGATCCGCGTTCAGCTGGCCAGGGAAGCGCAGCGAGGTGGTGACGCCGCTCATCGTTAGGGACACCAAGTGGTTGAGATCCCCATAGGTGGGATTGGTGAGCTTTAATGTCCTGAAGCAAATATCATACAGAGCCTCGTTGTCAATGCAGAAGGTTTCATCTGTGTTCTCTATCAGCTGGTGGATGGAGAGGATGGCGTTGTACGGCTCCACCACCGTGTCAGATACTTTGGGCGAGGGCACGACGCTGAAGGTGTTCATGATCCTGTCGGGATATTCCTCTCTGATCTTGTTGATGAGGAGTGTCCCCATGCCTGAGCCTGTGCCACCGCCAAGGGAATGGATGAGCTGGAATCCCTGAAGGCAGTCACAGCTCTCACACTCGTTCCTGACCACATCCATGACGTTTTCAATCAGTTCAGCACCTTCTGTGTAATGGCCCTTGGCCCAGTTGTTGCCAGCACCTGAATTACCTGTGAAGAGAATTACAGAAAGAACAGCCACAAAGTTAACGGgagaatttttaaaggatttattAAAGGCCTCCCAAGGCCCTTTTGTGACAGTTGCCTGCAGTCAGTGTGCTGTACATACCATGGATAAAGTTGTCAGGTCGAAAGAGGGGGCCGATTTTGCTGGACCGGACACTGTCCATTGTCCCAGGCTCCAGGTCCACCAGGATGGAACGGGGCACATATTTATGGgctggaacaaaacaaaatgaatgcAAATAATTACTGCTAGTGATCAAAGAAACAGACTTACAATCCACTCTGGAAAGTCCAATTCACCCAGAGGGTCTTAAgctttttgtgggttttttaattacttatttTACCCTCCCTGTTGGCTCTGCTGAGCACTTACAATAAGCCTCATTGAAGTACACGTTAATTCGCTCCAGCTGCAATGGTGAATCCCCACGGTAGTTCCCAGTGATGTCAATCCCATGTTCCTCACCAAGCACCTCCCAGAACTGCAAAAGGAGAGAGGTACAACACACTgagaatgatttattttcagCATATGTTCAGCACCAACTCTGGGAATTGTGCCTGAAGCACAGGATGCTTTGCCATTTACTTACCAGATCAGAACAGGGATCCTTCTCTACCCCTCCCAAATCAATTCAAGGGAAAGGTTTAGACCATGTATGCTGCTTAGCTATGACCCATGCACTATTAAGTGAAGGCCCtcaatttcttctctttatggtaaaagtaaaatttaaataacAGTTGGTATGAACTTAACAAAAAGATTGTGAGGGTGTGGATTAGGGAGTCCTGTCATGCACAAGTGTGGCCATGGCACGACAAAGCTAGCACAGGCAAATTTGTATGTGAGCAAGGCTTTCCACAAACAGCTGCTGGTCCTAAACGTCCTATCTTGACACTCATATGGATGTGTTCTTATGCTGGGCTCTTatctgggcagcagccacagcagtgttCATGTAGACACACCCACCCACTGTAATGACCAGCAATTCTTATATTAAAGGTTTCCTGGGTTAGCATCCAGTCCCATTCTGAGTGTACAAATACACTACTGCCAACAGATGCATGTTCTACGCTTCATGTTCCATTAAAAGGAATCAAGGTTAGGtgtgggagaaaggaaaaagagcacAACAGAACAATCCCTCAACTATCCCATGTCTTAAAAGACCTTGCAGCCCAAAACAGATAATCTTTGGACAACTTCCTAtttatcaaaaataaaaaaggaaggacAACACACAGCATAGTAgttgaggttttgttttttttttaactcctagCCCAGAAAGTCAGCAATAGTGACTTACTCCCTATGTCACAGCATGCCAGTGTTTGAGCTACACAAAAATACTCCAAGTGATATCTGTCTCTCACAGGAGGCCAGTGACACTTTGTGTCATTTTGCACTCTAACACAGGTTATGCTGTTCATTAATATGGTCCCATATGATCTTTAAGACcttttccaactcaaaccattgtATGATTCTGCGATATTTAACAATAAAATGtggcagaggtgctgctgaTGCATGGCTGAACGAACTAAAGTACCAGCAACACAACTTCACAGCCCTGGAATTACTGGCTCTGTCACTTGCCCCAGTTCTGGCAGAATAAGAGAGTTCCTCCTGGGAGCTGGAGTCCCAGCAGGAATGCTCTGGTGCACTTGTAATCACTGGGCCACGGATATTGCAAATGAAC
This genomic stretch from Cinclus cinclus chromosome 18, bCinCin1.1, whole genome shotgun sequence harbors:
- the TUBB1 gene encoding tubulin beta-1 chain isoform X1 — encoded protein: MREIVHLQIGQCGNQIGAKFWEVLGEEHGIDITGNYRGDSPLQLERINVYFNEAYSHKYVPRSILVDLEPGTMDSVRSSKIGPLFRPDNFIHGNSGAGNNWAKGHYTEGAELIENVMDVVRNECESCDCLQGFQLIHSLGGGTGSGMGTLLINKIREEYPDRIMNTFSVVPSPKVSDTVVEPYNAILSIHQLIENTDETFCIDNEALYDICFRTLKLTNPTYGDLNHLVSLTMSGVTTSLRFPGQLNADLRKLAVNMVPFPRLHFFMPGFAPLTARGSQQYRALTVPELTQQMFDARNMMAACDPRRGRYLTVACIFRGRMSTREVDEQLLSVQTKNSSYFVEWIPNNVKVAVCDIPPRGLKMAATFIGNNTAIQELFIRVSEQFSAMFRRKAFLHWYTGEGMDEMEFSEAEGNTNDLVSEYQQYQDATADVEEFEEVEVEAEPKPEKEAE
- the ATP5F1E gene encoding ATP synthase subunit epsilon, mitochondrial; this translates as MVAYWRQAGLSYIRYSQICAQAVRAAMKPQYKAEAERAAVATVKTVKPKKD
- the TUBB1 gene encoding tubulin beta-1 chain isoform X4; the encoded protein is MREIVHLQIGQCGNQIGAKFWEVLGEEHGIDITGNYRGDSPLQLERINVYFNEAYSHKYVPRSILVDLEPGTMDSVRSSKIGPLFRPDNFIHGNSGAGNNWAKGHYTEGAELIENVMDVVRNELDEQLLSVQTKNSSYFVEWIPNNVKVAVCDIPPRGLKMAATFIGNNTAIQELFIRVSEQFSAMFRRKAFLHWYTGEGMDEMEFSEAEGNTNDLVSEYQQYQDATADVEEFEEVEVEAEPKPEKEAE
- the TUBB1 gene encoding tubulin beta-1 chain isoform X2, which produces MREIVHLQIGQCGNQIGAKFWEVLGEEHGIDITGNYRGDSPLQLERINVYFNEAYCNSGAGNNWAKGHYTEGAELIENVMDVVRNECESCDCLQGFQLIHSLGGGTGSGMGTLLINKIREEYPDRIMNTFSVVPSPKVSDTVVEPYNAILSIHQLIENTDETFCIDNEALYDICFRTLKLTNPTYGDLNHLVSLTMSGVTTSLRFPGQLNADLRKLAVNMVPFPRLHFFMPGFAPLTARGSQQYRALTVPELTQQMFDARNMMAACDPRRGRYLTVACIFRGRMSTREVDEQLLSVQTKNSSYFVEWIPNNVKVAVCDIPPRGLKMAATFIGNNTAIQELFIRVSEQFSAMFRRKAFLHWYTGEGMDEMEFSEAEGNTNDLVSEYQQYQDATADVEEFEEVEVEAEPKPEKEAE
- the TUBB1 gene encoding tubulin beta-1 chain isoform X3 — protein: MREIVHLQIGQSHKYVPRSILVDLEPGTMDSVRSSKIGPLFRPDNFIHGNSGAGNNWAKGHYTEGAELIENVMDVVRNECESCDCLQGFQLIHSLGGGTGSGMGTLLINKIREEYPDRIMNTFSVVPSPKVSDTVVEPYNAILSIHQLIENTDETFCIDNEALYDICFRTLKLTNPTYGDLNHLVSLTMSGVTTSLRFPGQLNADLRKLAVNMVPFPRLHFFMPGFAPLTARGSQQYRALTVPELTQQMFDARNMMAACDPRRGRYLTVACIFRGRMSTREVDEQLLSVQTKNSSYFVEWIPNNVKVAVCDIPPRGLKMAATFIGNNTAIQELFIRVSEQFSAMFRRKAFLHWYTGEGMDEMEFSEAEGNTNDLVSEYQQYQDATADVEEFEEVEVEAEPKPEKEAE